From a single Mangifera indica cultivar Alphonso chromosome 19, CATAS_Mindica_2.1, whole genome shotgun sequence genomic region:
- the LOC123203376 gene encoding squalene monooxygenase SE1-like, which yields MADQYTWGLIFGLVLGLVALYNLGLFTLYNFVMKTRTDSSDTTSDCLTSNSVVNQECESDHFADTDVIIVGAGVAGAALAHTLGKDGRRVHVIERDLSEPDRIVGELLQPGGYLKLVELGLQDCLEEIDAQRVFGYALFKDGKNTIIPYPLENFHSDVAGRSFHNGRFIQRLREKAASLPNVQLQQGTVTSLIEEKGTIKGVQYKTERGQELTAFAPLTIVCDGCFSNLRRSLCNSKVDVPSCFVGLVLEDCKLPYANHGHVILADPSPVLFYPISSNEVRCLVDVPGLRVPSISSGEMANYLKTVVGPQVPPEIYNSFVAAVDKRNIRTMPNRSMPAAPYPTPGALLMGDAFNMRHPLTGGGMTVALSDIVVLRDLLKPLHDLNNASVLCNYLESFYTLRKPVASTINTLAGALYKVFCASPDEARKEMREACFDYLSLGGICASGPVSLLSGLNPRPWSLVFHFFAVAIYGVGHLLLPFPSPYRIWLGARIISGASGIIFPIIRAEGVRQMFFPASVPAYYRAPPVSR from the exons ATGGCGGATCAATACACGTGGGGACTGATCTTCGGGTTGGTGCTAGGCCTGGTCGCCTTGTATAACTTGGGGCTCTTTACcttgtataattttgttatgaaaacTAGGACAGATTCGTCGGATACTACAAGTGATTGCTTGACGAGTAACTCCGTTGTTAACCAAGAATGCGAATCCGATCATTTTGCCGACACTGACGTCATCATTGTCGGTGCTGGCGTTGCTGGCGCCGCCCTGGCTCACACTCTTGGCAAG GATGGCCGGCGAGTGCATGTGATTGAAAGAGATTTGTCTGAACCTGACCGAATCGTTGGTGAATTGCTACAGCCAGGGGGCTACCTCAAATTAGTTGAATTAGGTCTTCAAG ATTGTTTGGAGGAGATTGATGCTCAGCGAGTTTTTGGTTATGCTCTTTTCAAGGATggaaaaaatactataatacCGTATCCATTAGAAAACTTTCACTCGGATGTTGCAGGTAGAAGCTTTCACAATGGGCGTTTCATACAGAGGTTGAGGGAGAAAGCTGCATCCCTTCCAAA TGTGCAATTGCAGCAAGGAACGGTAACTTCACTGATTGAAGAAAAAGGGACTATTAAAGGTGTGCAGTACAAGACTGAACGTGGCCAAGAATTGACAGCTTTTGCTCCTCTGACAATTGTCTGTGATGGCTGCTTTTCGAACTTGCGTCGCTCCCTTTGCAACTCTAAG GTTGATGTGCCGTCTTGTTTTGTTGGTTTGGTTCTAGAAGATTGCAAACTTCCATATGCGAATCATGGGCATGTTATATTGGCTGACCCTTCCCCGGTTTTGTTTTATCCTATAAGTAGCAATGAGGTTCGTTGCCTGGTTGATGTACCTGGTCTAAGGGTTCCTTCCATTTCAAGTGGTGAAATGGCAAATTATTTGAAAACGGTGGTGGGGCCTCAG GTTCCCCCTGAAATCTACAATTCCTTTGTAGCTGCTGTAGACAAAAGAAACATCAGGACAATGCCAAATAGAAGCATGCCAGCTGCTCCCTATCCTACTCCTGGAGCCCTTTTGATGGGGGATGCATTCAACATGCGCCATCCTTTAACCGGGGGAGGAATGACAGTAGCTCTGTCTGATATTGTCGTCCTGCGTGACCTTCTCAAGCCTTTACATGATCTGAATAATGCATCAGTACTCTGCAATTACCTTGAATCCTTTTACACTTTGCGTAAA CCAGTTGCATCTACGATCAATACATTGGCTGGTGCCCTGTACAAAGTGTTTTGTGCTTCACCTGATGAAGCAAGGAAGGAAATGCGTGAGGCATGCTTTGACTATCTTAGTCTTGGAGGCATATGTGCATCAGGACCAGTCTCTCTGCTCTCTGGTCTAAATCCTCGTCCATGGAGCCTGGTTTTCCATTTCTTCGCTGTTGCAATTTATGGTGTTGGTCACTTGTTATTGCCATTTCCTTCACCTTATCGCATTTGGCTTGGAGCCAGAATAATTTCA GGTGCATCAGGAATTATCTTTCCTATCATAAGGGCAGAAGGTGTTAGGCAAATGTTCTTCCCTGCAAGTGTTCCGGCATATTACAGAGCTCCTCCTGTTAGCAGATAG